One segment of Longimicrobium sp. DNA contains the following:
- the bioD gene encoding dethiobiotin synthase, with the protein MIRLGVTGTDTGVGKTFVATVLLRMLRSRGCRVAAMKPVEAGVPPGDPKSDAGRLREAAGGEDPLELVRPLLLAEPLAPWVATARGGTSVDLDALDAAFRRLAEGRDAIVVEGAGGLLVPLTREVAYDGLFVQWDLDLVVVAGNRRGAINHTLLTVRAAHDAGLRVRGVVLNALSPEPPGIAESTNLESLAELLAPVPVLALPWIRKAHDERYVLEIAEESGLGALLGDRVREDGE; encoded by the coding sequence ATGATCCGGCTGGGGGTGACGGGGACCGACACGGGGGTGGGGAAGACGTTCGTGGCCACCGTGCTGCTGCGGATGCTGCGCAGCCGCGGGTGCCGCGTGGCGGCGATGAAGCCGGTGGAGGCGGGCGTGCCGCCCGGCGACCCGAAGAGCGACGCCGGCCGCCTGCGCGAGGCCGCCGGCGGCGAAGACCCGCTCGAGCTGGTGCGCCCGCTGCTCCTGGCCGAGCCGCTGGCGCCGTGGGTGGCCACCGCGCGCGGCGGCACCAGCGTGGACCTGGACGCCCTCGACGCCGCCTTCCGCCGCCTGGCCGAGGGGCGCGACGCCATCGTGGTGGAGGGCGCCGGCGGGCTCCTGGTGCCGCTCACCCGCGAAGTGGCGTACGACGGCCTCTTCGTGCAGTGGGACCTGGACCTGGTGGTGGTGGCCGGCAACCGCCGCGGCGCCATCAACCACACCCTCCTCACCGTCCGCGCCGCGCACGACGCGGGGCTCAGGGTGCGCGGCGTGGTGCTCAACGCCCTCTCGCCCGAGCCGCCCGGGATCGCCGAGAGCACCAACCTGGAGTCGCTCGCCGAGCTGCTGGCCCCGGTCCCCGTCCTGGCGCTCCCCTGGATCCGCAAGGCGCACGACGAGCGCTACGTGCTGGAGATCGCCGAGGAGAGCGGCCTGGGCGCCCTCCTCGGCGACCGCGTGCGGGAAGACGGGGAGTAG